The following DNA comes from Bathymodiolus thermophilus thioautotrophic gill symbiont.
ATGGCGCACCTGGTTTGGCGGGTGCTGTGGTAACGACATTAATGCCAATTTTGGTTTATTTATTGATGTTATTTAGCAAACAAAAAAAACCACGATTTAAAGATTGGTTGGCATTACTTTTGGCAGCCATAGGCGTGCTAATTACCATGGGTATTTGGCAGTTTCAATTAAGTGAAATATTGGCAACTGGCAATTTGTATATGATAGCCGCCTCTCTATCTTGGGCGCTTGTGTCCATTACCAGCAGTTATGCCAAGCCACTTAATCCATTGGTGTTGAGTTTTTATATTTATCTAATTACCACCATATTAGATTGGTTGTTATTTTTTCAACCGACACATGGCTCGGTGTTTGCCATGGACGGTATTTTTTGGATTAATTTTGTGATTGTTAGTTTGGGCTCTACTACCTTTGCCACGACAATTTATTTTGCCAGTGTTCATAGTTTGGGTTCCAAGAAGGCCAGTGTTTTTACTTTTTTGGTGCCTTTTTTTGCACTTGGAACAAGCGTCTTATTCTTAAATGAAACATTACAATGGACTACTTTTTTAGGTGTGCTAATGACTATTATTGCCTTGATAGTTCTTAATGACATTAAATTGAGGCCTTTGAATAAACATAAATAATGCCATTTTTAAACAAATAGAGACCTTTGCATAAATATGAATAATCATCAAGAATCCACTTTTTACCCACTTGGTAATTTTTTAAATCCAGCCTTAGCCCTGCTAGGACAAGATTTAAGAAAATTATTAATTGGATAAAAATTGAATTTTGCTAATCATCCATATTTATGCAAAGGTCTTAAATAATCATCCACAAGTTGACAGTAAGTGGGTTTTGAAAAATGGTATTAATGTTGGCATTTTATCGTGTAGATAAAAAAATTGAACAGATAGTAGTATCATATTCAACTAAAGTGGAGGTGTAAGGATAATGAAAAAAAGCAAGGGCAACAAGGGTCGAATTCTTTTACAGGCTATTAAAAAGTTGTTGAATGAGTGATTGTTTAATCATTGGTGGCGGTGTAATTGGGATAACGACTGCAAGAGCGATGGCAATGGCGGGTGCAAAGGTAACTTTGCTAGACCAAAGGGCGTGTGGCAAGGAGTCTTCTTGGGCAGGAGGTGGTATTATTAGTCCGCTTTATCCTTGGTTATATAGTGATTTGGTGAATGAGTTGAGCAGGGCATCGCAAGGGGTTTATGCGCACTTATGTGCAGAATTATTTGAAAATACGGGCATTGATCCTGAGTATATTCGTTGTGGATTGTTGATGATGGATAAATATAACACGCCTGAGGCACAACAATGGATGGGCAAACACTCACTTAATTTTCAAGTGCATGATAAAGGCGCATTGTTTAAAGACATTGCACAAGTGCGTAATCCGAGGTTGTTAAAAGCACTAAAAGCCGATATACTTAAACTCGGGGTTCAAGTTGTTGAGCAAGCCAAAGTGAATGGACTAATGACTGAGAAGGGTGCCACACTTGGTGCGATAACTGAAAATAAAAAGTATTATGCCGATAACACGATTGTTTGTAGTGGTGCCTGGAGTTCATCTTTACTTGATATTAAAGACACCATTTATCCGATAAAAGGGCAAATGATTGTAATTAAAGCCAAAGCAGGTGCGGTTAAACATATTATTCTTGATCAAGGCAGGTATATTATTCCTAGAAAAGATGGGCGACTTTTGATTGGCTCGACGATGGAAAATGTCGGCTTTGACCGCAGTATTCAGACGCAAGTGGGTGCCGATTTGCTGGCATTTGCGGTTAATCGATTTCCACAATTAAAAAACACCAATATCGAACACCACTGGGCAGGGTTTCGCCCCGCCAGTAGTGCAGATGTCATTGTTGGCAAACATCCACAATTGGCAAATTTGTATATCAATGCTGGGCATTTTCGCAACGGCTTAAACATGGCACCTGAAAGTGCTAACAGGATCAAGAAATTACTATGCTAACCAGAAAAATAGACAACACCTTATTTGCCTCTTATTCAGACGATATCCCTTCATTTTTAAAGAAAATTTACAGTGCCAGAGGTGTTTCCGAAGCGCAACTTTCTTTAAACCTAACAGGATTGTTAAAGCCCAATTTTGCGCAATTAAACACCGCATTAACCTTGTTAGAACACGCACTTGTTGAACAAAAAAGAATTTTAATTATCGGTGATTTTGATTGTGATGGGGCAACTGCATCAGTGGTAGCAGTCAAGTCGTTGCGACTAATGGGGGCAAAATTTGTTGATTTTTTAGTCCCCAATCGCTTTGAACACGGTTACGGACTCAGTCCTGAGATTGTGAAATTGGCAATCAAGGAAAAACAGCCTGATTTGATTATTACCGTTGATAACGGCATCTCCAGTTTTGACGGCGTCCAATTGGCAAAAAAGTCCAATATCCAAGTCATTATCACCGATCACCACTTGCCCAGTAAAAACCTGCCCGAAGCAAATGCAATCATCAATCCCAATCTTAAGAACTGCGAATTTTTAAGCAAAAATCTGGCAGGCGTCGGCGTTTGTTTTTATCTAATGTCCGCATTAAAAACCCACCTAAGCGCCAACAATTATTTCCCCAAGCACAACATTCCCCTACCAGATTTACGCACCGTATTAGATTTGGTCGCACTCGGTACCGTAGCCGATGTCGTGAAGCTTGACCAAAATAACAGGATTTTAATAGACCAAGGCCTACAACGCATCCGCCTCAAACAATGCTCCCCCGGCATCCTGGCACTACTAGAAATTGCCAACCGCCCCGCACAAAGCCTGCAAGCCAGCGACTTAGGCTTTGCTATTGGCCCCCGCCTAAATGCCGCTGGCCGTTTAAGCGATATTTCCCGTGGCATTAAATGTTTGCTCACCGATGATATAAACGATGCACGCCGTTACGCCGCTGAATTAGAGCAATTTAACCAAACCCGTAAAGAAGAACAAGCCCGCATGCAAGCCGAAGCACAAGCCGTTATTGACACACAATCCGTTGCCACAGGCAAATTTGCCCTCAGCCTATTTGACCCCTCATGGCACGAAGGCATTGTCGGCATTGTCGCTGGCAAACTCAAAGAAGACTACCACTGCCCAGTCGCAGTTTTTGCCCAATCAGGCGCCGATTTAAAGGGCTCAATTCGCTCCATTCCTAGCGTCCATATCAAAGATTTACTAGATCTAATTGACAGACAAACCCCCGATTTAATCCTAAAATTTGGTGGTCACGCTATGGCAGCAGGCCTCAGTATCAAAAAAGACAACTTCCCCCAATTCGAAATCGCCTTCTCCAACGCCATCCAAGCCCATCTTAACAATCAAATCCCCAAGGTTGAACTCCTTACCGACGGCACCCTTGAAGCCTCCGACATCTCTCTCAGCAACGCCCAATTACTGGTCAAAGCAGGCCCTTGGGGACAAGGTTTTGAAGAGCCCATTTTTTACGGAAAATTCGAATTGATTGAGCAAAGAGTGGTCGGCGAAAAACACCTAAAATGTCGCCTAAAACTCGTCAACTCCCCCACCATCCACGATGGCATCGCCTTCTTTCAAGCACCCGTTAAAAACACAACAGTGCAGCTCGCCTATAAGTTATCCATCAACGAATGGCGTGGTAACACTAACTTGCAACTGATGGTTGAACAAATCTATGAATGTGATGTATAGTGGGTTATCTAAAATACATAGTCATACATAGCAAGGCTGTTGAATTATAAAAAACCCAAAAAAACTTAATGCTCAAACTCATTGAATTTTGCTAATCATCCATATTTATGCAAAGGTCTCTCTTAGTAAGAGCATATAATAATAAACATTTTATAATTTAAAAAAAGATATGTCAGAAAAAAATAAAATTCCAAGTGAGCAAATAACATTAAAAAATGTCGGAGAATTAACTGGTTTGGGGATTGCCTACAGATCTTCAACAGTTGATAATGAATTTATTCTTGGTCTAACAATGGATGTTGTGGATCCAGAACCTGGAAAATCTTATGAAGGCTGGTTGGTTAAAAAAGAAGGAAAAAAAATTATTGATTTTTATTCAACAGGAATGGCCTACAAGGCCAGCAATAAAGTTTGGGTTGTTTCCTACGCCATTCCTTTGAACGAAAAATCTTATTATAGAAATGTTGTGATTACGGAAGTAACTGGCGATGAGGGAAAAACTAATGGAGTGCCGGGAAAATATTTATACGAAGGCGTTTTTGTAAAATAAAAAGAAGAAGGGTGTCCAGAAAAAAATAGTATAGATAAACGCTAAAGCGTTACAAATCGAACAAGATATAGCCATTGAGAAGTGAGTTATTGTTTCGTCGTAAGATAAAAAAAGGCTATTTATTTACCCTTCAAGAGAAAAAACTAGGTTGATTAAAATATTTAAATGTTATTCGAGACCTTTGCATAAATATGAATAATCATCAAGCATCCACTTTTCACCAAATTGGCAACAATTGAATTTTGTTCACCATCCATATTTATGCAAAGGCCTTATTTAGATAAAATAACCAACAGGCACCTAACAATATAGATGATTTTAAAAACAATTTGATTGAAAAAATGAAAAACGAGATTAAACAAAAAACTAAAAGAGATGCACGCCCCCAAACAGAACTTAAGAATGAGGCTAAAAACAGCATAAAAAATTTGAATATTCCTTTTCAAACAATAGACTGGAAAGGCATCCAAAAAACAGAGCATATAGGAGAAACGGGAGTAGCATATTGGCAAACAATACAATTTGAAGGTTTGCGAATTAGATATGTAGAATATTCAAAAAACTACAAAGCCAATCACTGGTGTAAAAAAGGCCATATCGTTTATTGCCTCAAAGGCGAGGTAACCAATGAACTGGAAAATGGAGAGCAGTCTGTTTTACTTGAAGGTATGTCATATATTGTTTCTGATGACTTAAGTTCTCACCGTTCCGTTACAAAAAATGGTGTTCATTTATTGATCATTGATGGCGATTTTTTAAAATAGAATACCTGAAAAAATCTCTCATCTAAATGTTGATATGTCCAATAATTAGGGGGTTTATGCGTTTTTGTTTCCACGCTATACATGGGAATACGATGCTATCAACCAACAACACTTTTTATTCAAACTTAAAATATACAACAAAGACAAACTGTCTATCAATGAATGGTGTGGCAGTATTAATTTACAACTTAGGCTATTTTTTGAAATTGTGAACGAATAAAGTTACACACAGAAGACAGGCGTATTAATAATAAGGTAAAATTCATCTTTTTTATTTTCCTATGATTCATTCATGCCAATAATTACTCTGCCCGATGGAACTGAAAGATCTTTTGATCAAGCGGTTAGTGTGTTTGAAGTTGCCAAGTCGATTGGCTCGGGATTGGCTAAGGCGACGCTTGCTGGTAAGGTGAATGGCGAATTGGTGGATGCTGCGTTTGTGATTGAAGCTAACAGCACTTTGTCTATTGTTACCGATAAGGATGCAGAAGGGCTTGAGGTAATTCGTCATTCTACGGCGCATCTATTGGCACAGGCGACGCAAATGCTTTATCCTGATGCACAGGTTACGATTGGACCGGTGATCAAAGAGGGTTTTTATTATGATTTTGCGTATAAAGATGGGTTTTCAGAAGACGATTTAGCCAAGATTGAAAAAAATATGAACAAGCTGGTTAAGCAAAATCTCAAGATTGAACGAAGTGAGATGTCGCGTGACGAAGCAGTGCAATTTTTTAAGGACAAAGGCGAGCATTATAAAGCGGAAATTATTGAATCTATTCCTGCGGAACAAACCTTGTCTTTATATAAGCAAGGTGATTTTATTGACCTTTGCCGTGGGCCACATGTGCCTTCAACTGCCAAACTTAAAGCCTTTAAATTAATGAAATTAGCAGGCGCTTATTGGCGTGGCGATTCTAATAATGAGATGTTGCAGCGGGTGTACGGTACGGCTTGGGCAAGCAAACAAGATTTGGAAACGCATTTGCACCGATTGGAAGAAGCGGAAAAGCGTGACCATCGAAAAATTGGCAAAACGCAAGATTTGTTTCATATGCAGGAAGAGGCACCCGGTATGGTGTTTTGGCATGAAAAAGGGTGGGCGTTATATCAAATTGTTGAACAATATATGCGTGGTATTTTTAAAGACAATGATTATAAAGAAGTGCATACGCCACAGTTAATTGACAAGAGTCTTTGGGAAAAATCAGGGCATTGGGACAAGTTTGGTGATGCCATGTTTACTACCAGCAGTGAAAATCGTGATTATGCGGTTAAACCGATGAATTGCCCAGCACACATTCAAATTTACAATCAAGGACTTAAGTCTTATCGTGATTTACCGTTGCGTTTGGCAGAGTTTGGCTCTTGTCATCGTAATGAGCCATCAGGCACGCTACATGGCATTATGCGGGTGCGTAATTTTGTGCAAGATGATGGGCATATTTTTTGTAGCGAGGCGCAAATTCAGAGTGAAGTATCTACTTTTATTGACTTGACTTTTAGTGTTTATCAGCATTTTGGTTTTGAAAATATTGACATTAAGCTCTCTACTCGACCAGAAAAACGAGTGGGCTCCGATGAAGTATGGGATAAGGCAGAAGCAGCACTTGCGCAAGCCTTGAATGACAAAGGCATTGAATGGGAGTTACAAGAGGGCGAAGGCGCTTTTTACGGACCAAAAATTGAATTTGTGCTTAAAGATTGTCTAGATAGAGAATGGCAGTGTGGCACTTTGCAGGTAGATTTTTCCATGCCAGAGCGTTTAGATGCACAATTTATTGCTGAAGATGGGTCAAAACAAACGCCTGTGATGTTACACCGTGCAATCGTTGGTTCGTTAGAGCGATTTGTGGGGATTTTGATTGAGCATTATGAGGGTGCGTTTCCATCTTGGTTGGCGCCAATTCAAGCGGTTATTTTAAATATTTCTGAAAAACAAGCGGATTTTTCTATCGATGTTGAGAAAAAATTAAAAAAACAAGGAATTAGAGTGATTTCGGACTTGCGGAATGAGAAGATAGGCTTTAAAATACGAGAACATTCTATGCAACGCTTTCCTTATTTATTGGTTGTGGGTGATAGAGAAATGGAGAACGGTGAAATTTCAGTACGAAAACGCGGCGGTGAAGACCTCGGGTCTATGTCAATTGAGGCGTTCATTAAGTTAGTAAAAGAGGATTAATCATTAAAAAACCAAATAGAATACGCATCAATCAACATATTAAAGCATCTCAGGTGCGTTTGATTGATAGTGAAGGTGAGCAGGCCGGTGTGTTAAGTACAACTCAGGCATTAGAGATGGCAAAAAAATCTGGACTGGATTTAGTGGAAGTATCGCCAAATGCAGAACCACCTGTTTGCAAGGTGATGAATTTTGGCAAGTATCGTTATGAGCAAAAGAAACAGCTCAGCGACCAAAAGAAGAGGCAAAGGAAAACCACTGTTAAAACCATTAAATATCGCCCCGGTACAGAAGAAGGTGACTATCAAATTAAATTTAGAAATTTGGTTAAATTTTTAGACAATGGTGACAAGGTTAAGGTCAGCATTTGGTTCCGTGGTCGTGAAATGCAACATCGTGAGTTAGGCATGGATATGCTAGACAGAATTGAGAAAGACACAGAAGAATTTGCCAATGTAGAGCAAAAAGCAAAGATGGAGGGTCGTCAGCTAGGCATGATGCTGGCACCCAAATCGAAGAAAAAATAAGCACCGCTTATTTTATGTTTAATAAAATCATTCTTAAGAATGATAAATATGTCCAAAGGACAAGGAGAAAATTATGCCAAAGTTAAAAACCAATAGAGGGGCTGCAAAGCGCTTCAAAAAAACTGCCAGTGGCGGTTATAAATGTAAACACTCTCACTTGCGTCATATCTTGACCAAAAAGAGCACTTCTAGAAAACGCAGTTTGCGCGCACCAGACACAGTTGAAAAAGCTGATGTACCAATGGTTCGTAAAATGTTACCGTATAGTTAATTTAGGAGTATAAGAAAATGGCAAGAGTATCAAGAGGTGTGCAGGCGCACGCAAAACATAAGAAAATTTTAAAGAAAGCGAAAGGCTATTATGGCGCAAGGTCAAAAGTCTATCGTGTTGCTAAACAAGCAGTTATTAAAGCAGGTCAATATGCCTACAGAGACCGTCGTCAAAGACGCCGTCAGTTTCGCAGACTTTGGATTGTGCGTATTAACGCAGAAGCGCGTAACAATGGTTTGAGTTATTCAAGAATGATTGACGGTATGAACAAAGCAGGCATTGAAATTGATCGCAAAGTTTTATCAGACATTGCAATCTTTGACAAAGCGGCATTTGCTAAAATTGCTGAGCAGGCGAAAGCGGCTTTAAGCAAATAAGTCGTTTTACCGGTGATTGACGATATTCTCAATAGGGCAAAAGGTGCCATTGAAAAAGCGCAAAACTTAAATGATTTAGAAGATTTAAGAGTTGCGCTTTTAGGTAAGAAGGGCGAGTTAACTGCCCTACTTAAAGGCCTTGGGCAGTTGAGTGCAGAAGAGCGACCAAAGATGGGTGGGGTAATTAACCAAGCCAAAGGTGTGGTGCAAACGCTATTAACTGAGCGAAAAAATGCATTAGAAACCATTGAGTTGGAAAAGCGCCTGCTTAGTGAAAAAGTGGATGTTTCTCTACCGGGGCGTAATGCTGAAATGGGCGGGCTTCACCCTGTTACTATTACCCTTAAGCGCATTCAATCCTTGTTTGCAAAAAACGGTTTTGAAGTAGAAACTGGTCCTGAAATTGAGGACGATTTTCACAACTTTACTGCACTTAATATTCCCGAACATCATCCAGCGCGTGCAATGCACGATACTTTTTATTTTGACGATGGCTCTGTGCTTAGAACACACACTTCTCCCGTGCAAATCCGCACTATGGAGAATCAAAAACCGCCCGTGCGTATTATTGCGCCAGGTCGAGTGTATCGTTGCGATTCAGACATTACCCATACGCCGATGTTTCATCAGGTAGAAGGGTTGATTGTTGATAAAGAGGCAAACTTTGCACAACTTAAAGGTTTGTTGATTGACTTTTTGCGTGCCTATTTCGAAAAAGAAGATTTGAAAGTGCGCTTTCGCCCTTCGTATTTTCCCTTTACCGAGCCTTCGGCTGAAGCAGATATTGAATGTGTTATTTGCGGCGGCGAAGGTTGTCGTGTTTGCAAAAAAACAGGCTGGCTAGAGGTTTTGGGCTGTGGCGTCGTGCATCCGAATGTTCTAGAATCGGTGAAGATTGACAGTGAGGAATACACGGGGCTGGCTTTTGGTATGGGTGTTGAACGGTTGGCAATGTTGCGTTATGGCGTGAACGATTTGCGTCTTTTCTTTGAAAATGACATCCGCTTTTTAAGGCAGTTTAAATAATGAATATTTCAACAACATGGTTGCGTGAATGGATTGACCCAAAGGTTAGCGATGAAGTGTTAGCCGAGCAGTTAACCATGGCAGGTTTAGAAGTTGACGGCATGGCACCTGTTGCTCCTTATTTTGAAAATATTGTGGTAGGACATGTGCTGTCTTGTGAAAAACACCCCGATGCTGATAAGTTAAATTTGTGCCAAGTGGATGTTGGCAAGGGTGATGCCCTGCAAATTATTTGTGGTGCCAATAATATTCGTGCTGATTTAAAAGTGATTGTTGCCACAGTTGGTGCTGTGTTGCCGAATGGATTGAAGATTAAAAAAGCCAAACTTCGTGGTGTTGAATCATTGGGTATGATTTGTTCTGACAGTGAATTAGGTATGGCAGATTCATCTGAAGGCATTGCTGAATTAGACGCTAATGCCCCTATTGGTGAAAATATTAGAAAATATTTAAATTTAGATGACAATATTATTGAATTAGACATTACACCTAATCGTGGCGATTGTTTTTCAATATTAGGAGTGGTGCGTGAGGTAAGTGCAAATTACGAATTGCCTTTTGAATTGCCCAGCTTTCCCGTTCAAACACAAGTCAAATCAAGTATTAATACCAGTGTTAGCAACACCACAGCTTGCCCTAAATACTTAAGTAGAAGTGTTTTGGGTATTGATAATACGGTTAAAACACCGCAGTGGATGATTGACAAACTTGTTCGCTCTGGTCAAGCACTCCATTCGCCTGTGGTTGATATTACTAATTTCGTTTTAATGGAGTTGGGGCAACCAATGCACGCTTTTGATGCGACCAAAATTAACGGTGCAATTGAAGTTAGAAACGCAAAAGCAGGTGAGAAAATTGCATTGCTAAATGAAACAACGGTAACGCTAAACGAGGATACTTTGGTCGTTGCCGATAGCGGTTCAGTGCTTGCAATCGCAGGTGTGATGGGTGGATTAGACAGTGCCACACAGAGTAACAGCACAGATATTTTATTGGAAAGCGCTTTTTTTGAGCCCGTATCGATTGCAGGCAAGGCCAGAAATTATGGCTTACATACTGAATCCTCATTGCGCTTCGAACGAGGCGTGGATTTTGCCATTACCGAGTTGGCACTGGATAGAGCCACGCAATTGATTATTGAAATTTGCGGCGGACAAGCGAGCGATGTTAATGCTTGCATTGATAAAGCCTCTTTGCCAAAATTGCTGCCTATTACCATTACCCAAGATAAAATTCATAAAATTTTAGGGTTTGAGTTAGAAGCCAAGTGGATTGAAAAGAAATTTATTGGATTGGATTTTGAAATCAGCAGCAAAACGGACAACACTTGGACTATTGTTCCGCCAAGTTTCAGATTTGACATCCGCCTTCCTGCTGACTTGATTGAAGAATTGGCAAGGCTATACGGTTATGACAAAATACCCGTGCAAAAACTCTCACTTGATGCCAATATTAACGCTGTTGAAGAGGCGCAAATTGACAAATATGATATTGCACAATCTCTGGTAACACGAGGCTATCAAGAAGTTATTACCTATAGTTTTATTTCAGAAAAATATCACAATTTGATTAATGCTAACGCCAATAAAATTGCACTGTCCAATCCTATTTCAGCCGAACTGTCGGTGATGCGTTCATCGCTTTGGGCAGGGTTGTTGCAAAGCGTTGAATCCAATCAAAGGCGCGGGCATAATAACGCTAGATTTTTTGAAATTGGTTTGTGTTTTTCGGGTGTTAAAGCCAATGAACAATCGAATAAATTGGCAGGTATTATTTCGGGAAATCGCTTTGATGCGCAGTGGTCGGGTGATTTAATGCCAGTAGATTTTTTCGATGCCAAGGCTGACCTAGAATCGTTGCTTAAATTAACAGGTGTCACATTTGAATTTAGTGCAAGCGAACACCCCGCCTTGCAAAAAGGTCAAACTGCCAAGATAACATTAAACGACAAACAAGTCGGCTGGATTGGTGCCTTAGCACCAAATGTTGCTAAGGAATTGTCATTGCCAAAATGTTATTTATTTGAAATTGATTTACCGGTGTTGCTCGCAGGTAAAATTGCCAAATACGAAGCCTTTTCTCAATACCAGCAATCTCAACGGGATATTGCACTGGTATTAGATGAGGCAACACCTGTGGCTGTATTGATAGACAGTATTGAAGCAATGCAACAACAAAATTTTGTTGGTGTAAGTTTATTCGATGTCTATGCAGGTGAAAATATTGAAATTGGACAAAAAAGTATTGCGCTTAATCTGGTTTACCAATCGCTTGAGGCGACAATGGATGATGCGCAAGTAAATAACAAAGTGGATAAGGTGTTAGATTTGCTGCAAAGCAAATTTGGTGCCGTACAAAGATAATGTCATTAACCAAGAAAAATATTGCCGATTTATTGGCAGAACAAGTAGGTATTAGTCAAACCCAAGCATTGTCATTAACCAATGATTTTTTTGACACCATCAGAGATTCTCTTGCCAAGGGTGAGGATGTTAAATTATCTGGTTTTGGCAATTTTGTCATCAAAGAAAAAGTCGCTCGCCCAGGCAGAAATCCAAAAACAGGCAAGCCTGTAATGATTTCAGCCAGAAAGGTAACAACTTTTAAAGCAGGGTTAAAACTCAAGGAAATCACAAAGTCAAGTGGCTAAAAGCCATTTAAAGACTTTGTATAAGATTGAAGTTTGTTAAGCGCCCATATTTATTTTGATATAGCACTCATAAAGCCTTTTAAGACAGGCATTGTTTTGTCAATCAGTGCCTGGTCTTGTTCAATATTTCTAATTTGATCTTCCAGTGACTTGTCGGTTGTTTTGAGTGTTGCCTGATAATCGTCATCAAATTCAAATGCAATAAAATAAAAGCCCTTGCCTTTATTTCTGGTTGAATGCACTGCTAAAAAATCCGTTTCCCAAGCAAGTTCTGCCTGATAAGTAGCCGATGAATCTGTCAGATCTTTTTGCACCAAAATAAGCGTATTGCCAAAGTGAAAAATAAACCTTTCGGCACTACAATCGGACGCTGATTTGATTTGTAACTCATTGTTGTTTAGTGCATCAGCAATTTGTTTCAATTGCGGGCCACTTAGTTGAATATACTTGGCATCTAAATAATTGCCAATATTACTATCGGGATAATTGTTTTCTAGGAATTTAATCAGTTTTTTTAACATATTTGCTCTTGTTGGAGAAAAAAACCTATTATAATCGCAAAATCTATGAATAACACTCAACAAAACACCTTATTAGGTTTGCTATTAGCATTTTTAGGTACTTTTTTGTTTGCTTTAAAATCTATTTTTATTAAATTGGCTTATCTTGAGGGGCTGAATAG
Coding sequences within:
- a CDS encoding integration host factor subunit alpha: MSLTKKNIADLLAEQVGISQTQALSLTNDFFDTIRDSLAKGEDVKLSGFGNFVIKEKVARPGRNPKTGKPVMISARKVTTFKAGLKLKEITKSSG
- the pheT gene encoding phenylalanine--tRNA ligase subunit beta → MNISTTWLREWIDPKVSDEVLAEQLTMAGLEVDGMAPVAPYFENIVVGHVLSCEKHPDADKLNLCQVDVGKGDALQIICGANNIRADLKVIVATVGAVLPNGLKIKKAKLRGVESLGMICSDSELGMADSSEGIAELDANAPIGENIRKYLNLDDNIIELDITPNRGDCFSILGVVREVSANYELPFELPSFPVQTQVKSSINTSVSNTTACPKYLSRSVLGIDNTVKTPQWMIDKLVRSGQALHSPVVDITNFVLMELGQPMHAFDATKINGAIEVRNAKAGEKIALLNETTVTLNEDTLVVADSGSVLAIAGVMGGLDSATQSNSTDILLESAFFEPVSIAGKARNYGLHTESSLRFERGVDFAITELALDRATQLIIEICGGQASDVNACIDKASLPKLLPITITQDKIHKILGFELEAKWIEKKFIGLDFEISSKTDNTWTIVPPSFRFDIRLPADLIEELARLYGYDKIPVQKLSLDANINAVEEAQIDKYDIAQSLVTRGYQEVITYSFISEKYHNLINANANKIALSNPISAELSVMRSSLWAGLLQSVESNQRRGHNNARFFEIGLCFSGVKANEQSNKLAGIISGNRFDAQWSGDLMPVDFFDAKADLESLLKLTGVTFEFSASEHPALQKGQTAKITLNDKQVGWIGALAPNVAKELSLPKCYLFEIDLPVLLAGKIAKYEAFSQYQQSQRDIALVLDEATPVAVLIDSIEAMQQQNFVGVSLFDVYAGENIEIGQKSIALNLVYQSLEATMDDAQVNNKVDKVLDLLQSKFGAVQR